From Sodalis glossinidius str. 'morsitans', the proteins below share one genomic window:
- the mukB gene encoding chromosome partition protein MukB has product MIERGKFRSLTLVNWNGFFARTFDLDALVTTLSGGNGAGKSTTMAAFITALIPDLTLLHFRNTTEAGATSGSRDKGLHGKLRAGVCYSALEVVNSRHQRVLVGVRLQQIAGRDRKVDIKPFMIQGLPVKVTPTEILTMTMGDRQARVLPLQELKERVEAIEGVLFKQFNSITDYHSLMFDLGVVPRRLRSSADRSKYYRLIEASLYGGISSAITRSLRDYLLPENSGVRKAFQDMEAALRENRLTLEAIRVTQSDRDLFKHLISEATAYVAADYMRHANERRLHLDDALTLRRDVFGSRKQLASEQYRHVDMARELAEISGGESDLETDYQAASDHLNLVQTAMRQQEKIGRYQEDLEELAFRLEEQNEVVAQSAEQQQENEARLEAAELEVDELKSQLADYQQALDVQQTRAIQFQQALQALDRARELCSLPAMTWEDAAPTLAIYKEREQEATERLLGFEQKLNIAEAASSRFEQAYGLVVKIAGQVSRSDAWQTARELIRDAASQRHQAERLQALRSQLNELEQRLREQQDAERLLQEFCQRMGQDYPPEELDVVQQELEARVETLSATVSEAGERRLALRQTLEQVTARIEQLTARALAWLAAQDALTALSEQSGEALTSSRQVTDTMQLLLERERETTVERDEVAGRKRCIEAQIERLSQPGGTDDARLTTLAERFGGVLLSEIYDDVTLDNAPYFSALYGPSHHAIVVPDLSRVREQLDGLEDCPDDLYLIEGDPQSFDDNVFGVEELEGAVLVKVADRQWRYSRFPAVPLFGRAARESRLENLSAERDVLAERYATLSFDVQKIQRQHQAFSRFIGAHLAVAFEPDPEAEMRTLNGRRGELERELSDHHGQNQQSRQHYDQAREGLQLLNRLIPRLGVLLDDTLQDRLETVQADWHDAQEAARYLSQHQKALDQLEPLVAVLQSDPEQHEQLRADYEQAQQTQRQVRQQAFALTEVVQRRTHFSYSDSAGMLSENTDLNDKLRQRLERAEAERSQARDALHAHQAQLTQFSQVQASLKSSYDAKQDMLKELMQELHDIGVQVDANAEARARERRDQLHMALSQNRGRRNQLEKQLTFCEAEMDALQKKLRKLERDYYQTREQVVSAKAGWCSVLRLVKENGVERRLHRRELAYMEAEDLRSMSDKALGALRLAVADNEHLRDVLRLSEDLKRPERKIQFFIAVYQHLRERIRQDIIRTDDPVEAIEQMEIELNRLTEELTAREQKLAISSKSVANIIRKTIQREQNRIRMLNQGLQAVSFGQVKSVRLNVSVREAHATLLDVLSEQQEQHQDLFSSQRLTFSEALAKLYQRLNPQIDLRQRTPQTVGEELLDYRNYLEIEVEVNRGADGWLRAESGALSTGEAIGTGMSILVIVVQSWEEESSRLRGKDISPCRLLFLDEAARLDAKSIATLFELCDRLQMQLIIAAPENISPEKGTTYKLVRKVFNNQEHVHVVGLLGFGTEQAAPPSTALTETDS; this is encoded by the coding sequence ATGATTGAACGCGGCAAATTCCGCTCACTGACGCTGGTCAACTGGAACGGCTTTTTCGCCCGGACGTTTGATTTGGATGCGTTGGTCACCACCCTGTCCGGCGGTAACGGCGCGGGGAAATCCACTACCATGGCGGCATTTATCACCGCCCTCATTCCGGATTTGACCCTGCTGCATTTCCGCAACACCACCGAAGCCGGCGCCACCAGCGGCTCGCGGGATAAAGGGCTGCACGGGAAACTGCGCGCCGGGGTGTGCTATTCGGCGCTGGAAGTCGTCAACTCCCGCCACCAGCGCGTGCTGGTGGGTGTTCGCCTGCAGCAGATAGCCGGCCGCGATCGCAAAGTGGACATCAAACCGTTCATGATCCAGGGGCTGCCGGTCAAAGTGACCCCCACCGAGATCCTGACGATGACGATGGGCGATCGTCAGGCGCGGGTGTTACCGCTGCAGGAGCTGAAAGAGCGGGTCGAGGCGATCGAGGGAGTACTGTTCAAACAGTTCAATTCCATCACCGATTATCACTCGCTGATGTTCGATTTGGGCGTCGTACCGCGCCGGCTGCGTTCCAGCGCGGATCGCAGCAAATACTATCGCCTCATCGAGGCATCGCTGTACGGCGGTATTTCCAGCGCGATTACCCGATCGCTGCGCGACTACCTGCTGCCGGAAAACAGCGGGGTACGAAAAGCGTTTCAGGACATGGAAGCGGCGCTGCGCGAAAACCGCCTGACGCTTGAGGCGATCCGCGTGACCCAATCGGATCGGGATTTATTCAAGCATCTGATTTCCGAAGCGACCGCCTACGTGGCGGCGGATTATATGCGCCACGCCAACGAACGGCGTCTGCATCTGGACGATGCCCTGACCCTGCGCCGGGACGTGTTCGGCAGCCGCAAGCAATTGGCCTCCGAACAGTATCGTCACGTCGATATGGCCCGGGAACTGGCGGAAATCAGCGGTGGCGAGTCTGATTTGGAAACCGATTATCAGGCCGCCAGCGATCATCTTAATCTGGTGCAAACCGCGATGCGTCAGCAGGAAAAAATCGGCCGCTACCAGGAGGATCTGGAGGAGCTGGCCTTCCGGCTGGAAGAACAAAATGAGGTGGTGGCCCAGTCCGCCGAGCAGCAGCAGGAGAACGAAGCGCGGCTGGAGGCGGCCGAGCTTGAGGTAGATGAACTAAAAAGCCAGCTGGCTGACTACCAGCAGGCGCTGGATGTGCAACAAACGCGCGCCATCCAATTCCAGCAGGCGCTGCAAGCGTTGGATCGCGCCCGCGAACTGTGCTCGCTTCCGGCGATGACATGGGAAGACGCCGCGCCGACGTTGGCCATATACAAAGAGCGCGAACAGGAAGCCACCGAGCGTCTGCTGGGTTTTGAGCAAAAACTGAATATTGCCGAGGCGGCCAGCAGCCGTTTTGAACAGGCCTACGGGTTGGTGGTAAAAATTGCCGGCCAGGTCAGCCGCAGCGACGCCTGGCAAACGGCTCGGGAACTGATTCGTGACGCCGCGTCGCAACGTCATCAGGCGGAGCGGCTGCAGGCGTTGCGCAGTCAGCTCAATGAGCTGGAACAACGGCTGCGCGAGCAGCAAGACGCCGAACGGCTGTTGCAGGAATTCTGCCAGCGCATGGGTCAGGATTATCCCCCTGAGGAGCTCGACGTGGTGCAGCAGGAGCTGGAGGCGCGGGTCGAAACGCTGTCGGCGACGGTGTCCGAGGCCGGCGAACGTCGCCTCGCGCTGCGCCAGACGCTGGAGCAGGTGACCGCCCGTATTGAACAGCTCACCGCGCGTGCGCTGGCCTGGCTGGCGGCGCAGGATGCCTTAACGGCACTGAGCGAGCAAAGCGGCGAAGCGTTGACCAGCAGTCGTCAGGTGACGGATACCATGCAGCTCTTGCTGGAGCGCGAGCGGGAAACCACCGTGGAACGCGACGAGGTCGCGGGACGCAAGCGGTGCATCGAAGCGCAGATTGAGCGCCTCAGCCAGCCGGGGGGAACCGATGACGCCCGCTTGACAACGCTGGCCGAACGCTTTGGCGGTGTGCTGCTGTCGGAAATCTATGACGACGTTACGCTTGACAACGCGCCGTATTTCTCGGCGCTGTACGGCCCGTCCCACCACGCGATTGTCGTCCCGGATTTGTCGCGGGTGCGGGAACAATTGGACGGGTTGGAAGATTGCCCGGATGATCTCTATCTGATTGAAGGGGATCCGCAGTCATTTGACGACAACGTGTTTGGCGTGGAAGAGCTGGAAGGCGCGGTATTGGTCAAAGTGGCGGACCGGCAGTGGCGTTACTCGCGCTTTCCCGCGGTGCCGCTGTTTGGCCGCGCCGCGCGCGAAAGCCGGTTGGAAAACCTCAGCGCCGAGCGGGACGTGCTGGCGGAACGCTACGCTACGCTGTCGTTTGACGTGCAAAAAATCCAGCGTCAGCATCAGGCGTTCAGCCGTTTTATCGGCGCTCACCTGGCGGTAGCGTTTGAGCCGGATCCGGAAGCGGAGATGCGCACGTTAAACGGCCGGCGCGGTGAGCTTGAACGTGAGCTCAGCGATCACCACGGACAGAATCAGCAAAGCCGGCAGCACTACGATCAGGCGCGCGAAGGACTGCAACTGCTTAATCGGCTTATCCCCCGGCTGGGCGTACTGCTGGATGACACCCTGCAAGACCGGCTGGAAACGGTGCAGGCCGATTGGCATGATGCTCAGGAGGCGGCGCGCTATTTAAGTCAGCACCAAAAGGCGCTGGATCAGCTGGAGCCGCTGGTGGCGGTGCTGCAAAGCGACCCCGAGCAGCACGAACAACTGCGCGCCGACTACGAACAGGCTCAGCAGACCCAGCGTCAGGTGCGGCAACAGGCCTTCGCCCTGACGGAAGTGGTGCAACGTCGCACTCACTTCAGCTATTCCGATTCCGCCGGCATGCTGAGTGAAAATACCGATCTGAACGATAAACTGCGTCAGCGCCTGGAACGGGCGGAAGCTGAACGTAGCCAGGCGCGCGATGCGCTGCACGCCCATCAGGCCCAGCTTACGCAGTTTAGCCAGGTGCAGGCATCGCTGAAGAGCTCCTATGACGCCAAGCAGGATATGCTGAAAGAGCTGATGCAGGAGCTGCACGACATCGGAGTGCAGGTTGACGCCAATGCGGAAGCGCGCGCCCGCGAGCGCCGGGATCAACTGCACATGGCCCTGAGCCAGAACCGCGGTCGCCGTAATCAGTTGGAAAAACAGCTGACGTTCTGCGAGGCGGAAATGGATGCCTTGCAAAAGAAATTGCGCAAGCTGGAACGCGATTATTATCAGACCCGCGAGCAAGTGGTCAGCGCCAAGGCCGGTTGGTGCTCGGTGCTGCGTCTGGTCAAGGAAAATGGCGTCGAGCGCCGCCTGCACCGCCGCGAACTGGCTTACATGGAAGCGGAAGATCTGCGTTCTATGTCGGATAAAGCGCTGGGGGCGCTGCGTCTGGCGGTGGCGGACAATGAGCACCTGCGCGATGTACTGCGGTTGTCGGAAGATCTCAAGCGGCCGGAGCGCAAAATCCAGTTTTTCATTGCCGTTTACCAGCATCTGCGCGAGCGTATCCGCCAGGATATTATTCGCACCGACGACCCGGTCGAAGCTATCGAGCAAATGGAAATCGAGCTCAATCGCCTGACGGAAGAGTTGACCGCCCGCGAGCAAAAGCTGGCCATCAGTTCCAAAAGCGTGGCCAACATTATCCGCAAAACCATCCAGCGCGAGCAAAATCGTATCCGGATGCTCAATCAGGGACTGCAGGCGGTCAGTTTCGGCCAGGTGAAGAGCGTGCGCCTGAACGTCAGCGTGCGCGAAGCCCATGCGACGCTGCTGGATGTGTTGAGCGAACAGCAGGAACAACATCAGGATCTGTTCAGTAGCCAGCGCCTGACGTTTTCCGAAGCGTTGGCCAAGCTGTATCAGCGGCTGAACCCGCAAATCGATCTGCGGCAGCGCACGCCGCAGACGGTCGGCGAGGAGTTGCTGGATTACCGCAACTATCTGGAAATAGAAGTGGAGGTCAACCGCGGCGCCGATGGCTGGTTACGCGCAGAGAGCGGGGCGTTGTCCACCGGCGAAGCCATCGGTACCGGTATGTCGATTCTGGTGATTGTGGTGCAAAGCTGGGAAGAGGAGTCCAGCCGGTTGCGTGGCAAAGATATTTCGCCGTGCCGGTTGTTATTCCTCGATGAGGCGGCGCGGCTGGATGCCAAATCCATCGCCACGCTGTTCGAGCTCTGCGACCGGTTGCAGATGCAGCTTATTATCGCCGCGCCGGAAAATATCAGTCCGGAGAAAGGGACGACGTATAAACTGGTGCGTAAGGTATTCAATAATCAGGAACATGTGCACGTGGTCGGGCTGCTCGGCTTTGGTACCGAGCAGGCTGCGCCGCCGTCAACGGCCTTGACCGAGACCGACAGCTAG
- a CDS encoding YcbK family protein — MDHINHLRRQLLVFGTAAAGLALLPGTAFTTLFTPRPRMLTLNNLHTGETLKTEFFNGKSYDQSELSRLNHFFCDFRANKITTIDPQLFDHLYRLQTVLQTRKPVQLISGYRTVQTNNSLRAKSEGVAKHSYHTLGKAMDFHIEGTPLSLILKAALKLHMGGVGYYPRSNFVHIDTGPERTW, encoded by the coding sequence ATGGATCATATTAATCATTTACGCCGCCAATTGCTGGTGTTCGGTACGGCTGCCGCCGGACTGGCGCTGCTTCCCGGCACCGCTTTCACCACGCTATTCACGCCCCGTCCTCGGATGCTTACTTTGAATAATTTGCATACTGGTGAAACGCTGAAAACGGAATTTTTCAATGGTAAAAGCTATGATCAAAGCGAGTTGAGCCGGTTAAATCATTTTTTCTGTGATTTTCGCGCCAACAAAATAACCACCATCGATCCCCAGCTGTTCGACCATCTTTATCGTCTGCAAACCGTGCTGCAAACCAGAAAACCGGTGCAGCTTATCTCCGGCTACCGAACCGTGCAGACCAATAATTCTCTGCGGGCCAAGAGCGAGGGCGTGGCCAAGCACAGTTACCATACCCTGGGAAAAGCGATGGATTTCCATATTGAGGGCACTCCGCTCAGCCTGATCCTCAAGGCGGCGCTGAAGTTGCACATGGGCGGCGTGGGTTATTATCCGCGCAGTAACTTTGTTCATATCGACACGGGGCCAGAACGCACCTGGTAA